One part of the Parabacteroides distasonis ATCC 8503 genome encodes these proteins:
- the cas5c gene encoding type I-C CRISPR-associated protein Cas5c, producing MDYTDKEYCLEVWGDWACFSRPELKVERVSYDVITPSAARAIFEAILFKRYAMRWQVTKIEVLNPIKWTTIRRNEVGALAGKSSIFIEDKRQQKNSLLLQGVRYRIHAKLVFIPVKDRPKEAFIKHQPSDDENPMKYYQMFERRASQGQCFTQPYLGCREFAANWKYIDNTEQLAPPLAEDRDLGIMLYDMDFEGNVQKPNAMFYRVRMEQGVIVVPDKDSEEVLR from the coding sequence ATGGACTATACAGATAAAGAATATTGCTTGGAAGTATGGGGTGACTGGGCTTGTTTCAGTCGCCCTGAATTGAAAGTAGAGCGTGTGAGCTATGATGTTATTACACCTTCTGCGGCACGTGCCATTTTTGAAGCAATACTTTTCAAACGCTATGCCATGCGTTGGCAAGTGACGAAAATAGAAGTTCTTAATCCTATCAAGTGGACTACCATCAGGAGAAATGAGGTAGGAGCATTGGCGGGTAAGTCCTCAATCTTTATTGAAGATAAACGACAACAGAAGAATTCTTTGCTTTTGCAAGGTGTGCGCTATCGTATTCACGCAAAGCTGGTTTTTATTCCGGTAAAAGATCGACCAAAGGAGGCTTTTATCAAACATCAGCCAAGTGATGATGAGAATCCGATGAAATATTATCAGATGTTTGAACGCAGAGCATCGCAAGGACAATGTTTCACCCAGCCGTATCTTGGTTGCCGTGAGTTTGCCGCAAATTGGAAGTATATTGATAATACGGAACAACTTGCCCCTCCTTTGGCTGAAGATAGGGATTTGGGTATCATGCTTTATGATATGGATTTTGAAGGGAATGTACAGAAACCTAATGCCATGTTTTATCGTGTAAGAATGGAGCAAGGTGTGATTGTCGTACCAGATAAAGATAGCGAGGAGGTGCTGAGATGA